The Streptomyces capitiformicae genome contains the following window.
ACGGCACGGAGGGGGCGTACAACGACACCGTGTTCGGCACGTACATGCACGGTCCCGTGCTCGCGCGGAACCCGCAGATCGCCGACCTGCTGCTGAAGCTGGCGCTCGATGTGAACGCGCTGCCGCCGACCGACGACCGCTGGTTCGAGGCGCTGCGCAACGAGCGCATCGAGGCGGCCACGCAGCCCGCGTGAGTGGGGCCGAGCGTCTGAGAGGTCTGAGAGGTCTGAGAGGTCTGAGAGGTCTGAGAAACGGTTCCTCAGCAGCCGAACCGGAGCCTGTCCGAAAGCCCATGCGACAGCCCGTCTGAAGGCGCCTCCGCTCACGTGTGACAGCCCGTCTGACCAGGGCTCCGCTCACCTGTGCGGGGGCGTCCAGCAGGCGGACGCCCGCTACGGCGACGCCCCCTGTCGCCGGTAGGGTGGCGGGGATTCCTGCCGGACAGCGCGGTCCGGACCCGGCCCACGTTGAGAAGGTATTCGGGCTATGCGCATTGGTGTCCTCACGTCCGGCGGCGACTGTCCCGGGCTGAACGCCGTCATCCGGTCCGTCGTGCACCGTGCCGTCGTCGACCACGGCGACGAGGTCATCGGCTTCCGGGACGGCTGGAAAGGTCTCCTGGAGTGCGACTACCTCAAGCTCGACCTCGACGCCGTGGCCGGCATCCTGGCCCGCGGCGGCACGATCCTCGGTTCCTCCCGGGTCCAGCCCTCGCATCTGCGGGACGGTGTGGAGCGGGCGAAGGGCCATGTCGAGGAGCTCGGTCTCGACGCGATCATCCCCATCGGCGGTGAGGGCACGCTCAAGGCGGCCCGGCTGATGTCGGACAACGGCCTGCCCGTCGTGGGTGTGCCGAAGACCATCGACAACGACATCGCGGTCACGGACGTCACCTTCGGCTTCGACACGGCCGTGGGGGTGGCGACCGAGGCGCTGGACCGGCTGAAGACCACCGCCGAGTCCCACCAGCGGGTCCTCGTCGTGGAGGTCATGGGCCGCCACACCGGCTGGATCGCGCTCCACTCCGGCATGGCGGCCGGCGCGCACGCCATCGTCGTACCGGAACGTCCCTTCGACATCGAGGAGCTGGCGGCGCGGGTCGGCGATCGCTTCGAGGCGGGCAAGCGGTTCGCGATCGTGGTGGCGGCGGAGGGGGCCAAGCCTCAGCCCGGGTCCATGGAGTTCGACGAGGGCGGCAAGGACATCTACGGGCACGAGCGGTTCGCAGGGATCGCGCGGCAGCTGTCGGTGGAGCTGGAGGCACGCCTCGGGAAGGAGGCGCGGCCGGTGATCCTCGGGCATGTGCAGCGAGGCGGTACGCCGACCGCGTACGACCGGGTACTGGCGACTCGCTTCGGGTGGCATGCCGTCGAGGCCGTCCACCGTGGGGAGTTCGGGAAGATGACGGCTCTTCGGGGCACCGACATCGTGATGGTGCCGTTGGCCGAGGCCGTGGAGACGCTGAAGACCGTTCCGGAGGAGCGGTACGCCGAGGCGGAGTGTGTCCTCTGAGTCGGGGTGGAGGGCGCCGCTCCCGGTGCCAAGCGCTCCGCTGGAAGTGTCGGGTTATGCCGTCTGGCGACTGCGGCGCCGTCGTGGCTGGTCGCGCAGTTCTCCGCACCCCTTTGGGGCGCTGCCGAACCGCAGTCGACTTCGCCAGACCCGCTCAGGACCGGGCGGCGTCCTTGACTGAGGCTGTGGCGTCGGTGGTCTCCCCTCGGCCCGCGGCCACCCGCAGGATCACAGCGGCAGCAGCTCCCGCCACCAAGCCCCAGGTCAGGGCGGCCGGGACTCCGGCGCCCAGGCCCGTGGACAGACGCAGCAGGCCCAGGGGCAGGTTCCAGCCGTCCAGGGCCATCCGCACCAGCTGACTCGCCAGCAGTCCGAGAACGGTCGCGCACACAGCGCCTACCGCCATCGCCGGGACCGTGACCCGGGTGAGCAGCCCGAGCAGCCGCCGCAGGGCCCACCACACCACGGCGAGCAGCAGTACATCGGCGACGCGGTACAGGAGCCACTCCCCGGACGGGGCGCCCGTCGGGCCCGCCCAGGCGCCGAGCAGCAGCCACTGGCCCAGGAGGTCGCCCGGTTCGGCGAACAGGCCGTGCCCAGAGGGGCCGTCTGGATGGCGGCGGCGACCCGCCGGTACGAGAGGGCCACCAGCGACAGTGCGATCACCGCGGTCCCGAGGGAGGCGGCCAGCCGGACGGCGCGCACTGGGATGTCCACGTGCGCCGGGTCCCGCGGTTCGGTCGCCTGGGTGGTGAGCCGCGCCACGAGCACGGTCACCGTCGCCGCGAGCAGGGCCACCACGACCACGATCTGTTGCCCGGCGGAGATCGCGCTCGCCAGGTTCGGCAGGAACTCGCCAGGTTCGGCAGGAAGCGGTAACTCCCGTGTCCCTGCGCGGCGATCAGCCATGGCGCGGAGACGGTCACCGCCAGCGTTCCGGCGACCAGACCTCAGGCCCACACCGCGAGAAGCGCCGCCGGCACGCGGCCGCGCACCGGCGGCGGCCTGCGGACCAGCAGCAGCGCCCCCGCCATGAAGAAGGCGAGGACCGCGACATGCCGGATCTGCAGCGCCGTCGCGTACAGCTCGCCGTTCACGGAGGTCGGAGGGGCGTACGACCAAGGGATCAGCCAGCGGCCGAGTTCGACGGTGCCGTCGATGCCGAGCACTCTGGTGGCGCCGGGCAGTCGCAGCGCCTCCGCGCCGGCGCCCGCCCACCACAGAAGTACGGTCATCGAGAGGGCGCCGACCAGGACCGGTATGGCTGCGCGCCGGTATGTCATCTGTTCTCCCCCGTGTAGTTCGTGCGGGACCATGTTGCCCTGCCCCCGGTCGTAATGATCAGTGGCAGCGGTTCTAGTCTGGGGACGCAATGCGTCAACCCCCCACGAATCAGGAGCCGGCGTCATGGATCACAGCGGGCATGGCATGGATCTCTTGCCCTTCACCTTGGGGCGAGGACTTGCCTGGTCGGCGGATCCGTTCTTCCTTGTCGGCTGTCTGCTGGGGTTGGCCCTGTACGGGTGGGGGGTCGTGCGGCTCGTTCGGCGGGGGGACAAGTGGCCCGTCGGACGTACCGTCTCCTTCGTCGTCGGCGTGCTGCTCGTTCTGCTCGTGACCTGCACCGGGTTGAACGACTACGGCATGGTCATGTTCAGCGTGCACATGGTGCAGCACATGGTGATCAGCATGTTGGCGCCGATCATGTTGTTGCTGGGGGCGCCGATCACGTTGGCGCTGCGGGCGTTGCCGGTGGCGGGGAAGGGGCGTAAGGGGCCGCGTGAGCTGTTGCTGATGCTGCTGCACAGCTGGTACATGCGGATCGTCACGCACCCGGCGTTCACGATCCCGATGTTCATCGCGAGCCTGTACGCGCTGTACTTCACGCCGCTGTTCGACTTCCTGATGGGGTCGAAGCCGGGGCACGTCGCGATGATGCTGCACTTCCTCGCGGTCGGACTGTTCTTCTTCTGGCCGATCATGGGCGTGGACCCGGGGCCACACCGGCCGGGCCATCTGATGCGGATGCTGGAACTGTTCGCGGGCATGCCGTTCCACGCGTTCTTCGGTATCGCGTTGATGATGGCGTCCGCGCCGATGGTGAAGACGTACGAGGACCCGCCCGCCTCCCTCGGCATCGACGCGCTCGCCGACCAGAACGCGGCCGGTGGCATCGCCTGGGCGTTCAGCGAGATTCCCTCGGTGCTGGTGCTGCTCGCGCTGCTTTTCCAGTGGTACCGCTCCGAGCAGCGGCAGGCCCGGCGCAAGGACCGGGCTGCCGACCGGGACGGCGACAAGGAACTCGAGGCGTACAACGCCTATCTGGCCTCACTCAACGCACGCAGTCACTGAGCCACAATTCTTTTTCGGGCCTCATTTCTTTTGTTTGGCCACACGACCGCACTTTTGTTTTTTCCTTGACTGAGAGGCTTTGCCGTTCAGTAGCATGATGCGTGAGCCCTGCTTCCGCTCTGCGGGGCGACGGGGGAAAACCGCCAGGGGGAGCGGTCATGACAATTCATGCATGCTTGCGAACATGTTTGCGAAAGGCTGGGAAATCGGCTGCCCGGAGGATCGCCGTCCTGGTAGTGGGGGTGGTGATCCTCAGCGGATGCGGTGACTCGGTTCCGACGTTCTTCGCGGTGAAGGCGGTGGCCGCGGGCGTACCGTCCCTGGCTCCCTTCTTCGACGAGGGCGAGCGGCTGGGCCGGGACGAGCCCGGCATCGCCTCCCAGGAGCCGCACAGCGGTCTGCAGCAGGGCAACACACCAGGGCTCTACGGTGGCACGCGGAAGCCGAACGTCTGCGACGTCGACAAACTCGAGGATTTCCTCAACGACCCCAAGAACAAGAAAAAGGCTCAGGTATGGGCCGACATCGCGGGCGTGAAAATCGACGGCATCGGGAATTATCTCGACGATCTCACGCCCGTTCTTCTGCGTCACGACACCCTCGTGAAGAATCACGACTACAAGAAGGGCAAGGGTGTCCCGTTCGACGCGCTGCTGGAGGCGGGCATCGCCGTATTGGTGGACGAACAGGGTCTGCCCGCCGTGAAGTGCAGCTGCGGAAACCCGTTGCGGGCGTTCGACGAGGACCCCCAGCGCATCAAGGTCGAATTCGACGACGACAACAAGAAGTGGGACGGCTACGACGAGTCCGCCCTGGTCGTCGTCAAGCCGGCGCCCGAGCAGCTGAAGGAGATCAAGCTCGTCGATGTCGAGGACTCCGACACGGGCATCAGCCGGGAGGTCGGCTCGACGGGCGAGTCCGACGAGACGTTCGACACGCGTGAGCGGCAGGCGGTGCCGCGTGTGCAGGGGATGACGTTCAGCCAGGCCAGTGAGGCCATGGCCGCCAAGGGCCTCGCGGTGACGGTCGCAGGGGACGAGATGCCGCCGGGTGACGCGCCGGTGACCGGGTCGGAGCCAGGACCGGGCACCGAGTTGGAGTTCGGTGCGGCCGTGGCGCTGAACGTGGACTGGCCCGAGGACAGGAACCAGGACAAGGGCGGGTCCACGCATACGCCGAGCGGGCCCGAGCCCACGGGTACGGGCACAGGTACGGGTCCTGGTCCGACCGGTCCCTCGGGGAGGGACTCCTCGTCGCCGGGCGGCGGCGGCACCCCCGAGGAGACCGGGTCGCCGGAGCCCAGCGACACGCCCTCGCGGACCGAGTCCTCGCCGGAGCCCAGCGACACACCGTCGGCGACCAGGTCGAGCCCCGAAAAGCCCACACCGAGCCCGACGCCCACTCCCACACCGACTCCGACGCCGAAACCGACCCCCACCCCGACCCAGACGCCCTCCAAGTCGAGTGCGCCGCCTCCCCCGCCGCCCCCCG
Protein-coding sequences here:
- a CDS encoding 6-phosphofructokinase, with translation MRIGVLTSGGDCPGLNAVIRSVVHRAVVDHGDEVIGFRDGWKGLLECDYLKLDLDAVAGILARGGTILGSSRVQPSHLRDGVERAKGHVEELGLDAIIPIGGEGTLKAARLMSDNGLPVVGVPKTIDNDIAVTDVTFGFDTAVGVATEALDRLKTTAESHQRVLVVEVMGRHTGWIALHSGMAAGAHAIVVPERPFDIEELAARVGDRFEAGKRFAIVVAAEGAKPQPGSMEFDEGGKDIYGHERFAGIARQLSVELEARLGKEARPVILGHVQRGGTPTAYDRVLATRFGWHAVEAVHRGEFGKMTALRGTDIVMVPLAEAVETLKTVPEERYAEAECVL
- a CDS encoding cytochrome c oxidase assembly protein; translated protein: MDHSGHGMDLLPFTLGRGLAWSADPFFLVGCLLGLALYGWGVVRLVRRGDKWPVGRTVSFVVGVLLVLLVTCTGLNDYGMVMFSVHMVQHMVISMLAPIMLLLGAPITLALRALPVAGKGRKGPRELLLMLLHSWYMRIVTHPAFTIPMFIASLYALYFTPLFDFLMGSKPGHVAMMLHFLAVGLFFFWPIMGVDPGPHRPGHLMRMLELFAGMPFHAFFGIALMMASAPMVKTYEDPPASLGIDALADQNAAGGIAWAFSEIPSVLVLLALLFQWYRSEQRQARRKDRAADRDGDKELEAYNAYLASLNARSH
- a CDS encoding PASTA domain-containing protein yields the protein MVILSGCGDSVPTFFAVKAVAAGVPSLAPFFDEGERLGRDEPGIASQEPHSGLQQGNTPGLYGGTRKPNVCDVDKLEDFLNDPKNKKKAQVWADIAGVKIDGIGNYLDDLTPVLLRHDTLVKNHDYKKGKGVPFDALLEAGIAVLVDEQGLPAVKCSCGNPLRAFDEDPQRIKVEFDDDNKKWDGYDESALVVVKPAPEQLKEIKLVDVEDSDTGISREVGSTGESDETFDTRERQAVPRVQGMTFSQASEAMAAKGLAVTVAGDEMPPGDAPVTGSEPGPGTELEFGAAVALNVDWPEDRNQDKGGSTHTPSGPEPTGTGTGTGPGPTGPSGRDSSSPGGGGTPEETGSPEPSDTPSRTESSPEPSDTPSATRSSPEKPTPSPTPTPTPTPTPKPTPTPTQTPSKSSAPPPPPPPEPSTPEVSPTSVAPPPDPEPSSDPPSETPGDPGGDPGDPGGDPGDPGGDPADPVEDPAQPVRL